One Salmo salar chromosome ssa01, Ssal_v3.1, whole genome shotgun sequence DNA window includes the following coding sequences:
- the LOC106562472 gene encoding cyclin-dependent kinase 2-associated protein 1 encodes MSLGMSYKPNVHQHIPGTSGNQVGNIKGNIQSPSAANLATLQSYRPLVNDVYAPPSLGFSQGSSGSQVPQSKYSELLAIIEELGKEIRPTYAGSKSAMERLKRGIIHARGLVRECLAETERNARS; translated from the exons ATGTCTCTGGGAATGTCTtacaaacccaatgtccaccagCACATTCCAGGAACTTCCGGGAACCAGG TTGGAAACATCAAAGGAAACATCCAGTCTCCGTCTGCAGCCAACTTGGCCACTTTGCAGTCCTACAGGCCGCTGGTGAATGACGTTTACGCACCGCCCTCCTTGGGCTTCTCACAG GGATCCAGTGGCAGCCAGGTGCCCCAGAGTAAGTATTCAGAGCTGCTGGCCATCATCGAGGAGCTGGGGAAGGAGATCCGGCCCACCTACGCCGGCAGcaagagcgcaatggagagactAAAACGAG GTATCATCCATGCCAGGGGACTGGTGCGGGAGTGCTTGGCAGAGACTGAGAGAAATGCCAGGTCCTAG